One region of Triticum aestivum cultivar Chinese Spring chromosome 6B, IWGSC CS RefSeq v2.1, whole genome shotgun sequence genomic DNA includes:
- the LOC123136698 gene encoding uncharacterized protein isoform X1, whose amino-acid sequence MDGFLGLYDKDIAIVTSCDFTYCVPTNDVCPVNLDLHVPLPSDRKVIAAARMFGSGRLMVKLGRLTGDSRARCDGITEAALGGPLVSHDGKFLGVILCVEGTSSLFLSLMALRERLEHFQLLSSKTRDFRRYSLPADVSIIIPSGFWFIIKKLESVGYPMPPPLVLEFNGKLLETFEEEFGELLAWKGYPYVVSNPCSREYVWALLPRDVVTNISPSVVKLASFNGNIRSFACTGLLIKWPGAEGTNTVILTSASLVRSRYDHFKIDNNLTIDVFLPPKQHAKGTLVFYHLNTNLAVVSLEKRIHGIRPFDICRKGDLSKPVVAIARKIEAGFLMASKGEVIYGQTCSIYVEKLMLSTCKINKAGIGGPLINFDGAFVGMNHYDGSEVTPFLPRRGIVQILKGEINWRRQSGLSMDILHGVGYRSQIDRRRWPVPEPYWHHDLLGMDKYDLHPHVGRQL is encoded by the exons ATGGATGGGTTCTTGGGACTATATGATAAAGATATTGCTATTGTCACGTCCTGTGACTTCACGTATTGTGTCCCCACGAATGATGTCTGTCCTGTAAATCTGGACCTTCATGTGCCTCTGCCTTCTGATCGTAAGGTAATTGCAGCTGCTCGTATGTTTGGATCGGGCCGTTTGATGGTCAAATTGGGGCGTCTGACTGGAGACAGTCGTGCAAGATGTGATGGAATCACAGAG GCTGCACTTGGAGGGCCGCTCGTCAGTCATGATGGGAAGTTTCTTGGGGTCATCCTTTGTGTCGAGGGCACTTCTTCTTTGTTCCTATCACTGATGGCCCTTCGTGAACGCTTGGAGCACTTTCAGTTACTCAG TTCTAAAACCAGAGACTTCCGTAGATATTCCTTGCCTGCAGATGTATCAATCATAATCCCTTCAG GATTCTGGTTTATAATTAAGAAGCTAGAGTCAGTTGGCTATCCCATGCCACCACCACTTGTGCTTGAAT tcAATGGGAAATTGCTCGAGACATTTGAGGAGGAGTTTGGTGAATTACTTGCATGGAAAGGGTATCCTTACGTCGTTTCAAACCCCTGTTCTAGGGAGTATGTTTGGGCGCTACTTCCAAGAGACGTTGTTACAAATATATCCCCAAGTGTTGTCAAACTTGCTTCATTCAATG GAAACATCAGGTCTTTTGCATGCACAGGCTTGCTTATAAAGTGGCCTGGAGCTGAAGGCACAAACACTGTCATTCTCACTTCGGCAAGTTTAGTTAGAAGTCGTTATGATCACTTCAAGATTGATAATAACTTAACG ATTGACGTGTTTCTCCCACCAAAACAACATGCCAAGGGGACTTTGGTATTCTACCATTTAAATACTAATCTTGCTGTTGTCAGTCTTGAGAAGCGTATCCATGGCATTCGTCCATTTGATATTTGCCGTAAAGGGGATTTATCTAAACCAGTAGTAGCTATAGCGCGTAAAATTGAAGCAGGGTTTTTAATGGCCTCAAAGGGTGAAGTGATTTACGGCCAGACCTGCAGCATTTATGTCGAAAAGCTTATGCTTTCCACTTGTAAAATCAACAAG GCTGGGATTGGAGGTCCCCTTATTAACTTTGATGGGGCATTTGTTGGCATGAACCACTATGATGGAAGTGAAGTAACTCCTTTCCTGCCAAGGCGTGGGATTGTTCAAATTCTGAAAGGAGAGATTAATTGGCGAAGACAAAG TGGGCTCTCCATGGACATACTGCATGGTGTTGGATATAGGAGTCAGATAGACCGGCGAAG GTGGCCTGTGCCTGAGCCGTATTGGCACCATGATCTACTTGGTATGGACAAGTATGATTTACACCCGCATGTTGGAAGACAACTCTAG
- the LOC123136698 gene encoding uncharacterized protein isoform X2, with the protein MDGFLGLYDKDIAIVTSCDFTYCVPTNDVCPVNLDLHVPLPSDRKVIAAARMFGSGRLMVKLGRLTGDSRARCDGITEAALGGPLVSHDGKFLGVILCVEGTSSLFLSLMALRERLEHFQLLSSKTRDFRRYSLPADVSIIIPSVNGKLLETFEEEFGELLAWKGYPYVVSNPCSREYVWALLPRDVVTNISPSVVKLASFNGNIRSFACTGLLIKWPGAEGTNTVILTSASLVRSRYDHFKIDNNLTIDVFLPPKQHAKGTLVFYHLNTNLAVVSLEKRIHGIRPFDICRKGDLSKPVVAIARKIEAGFLMASKGEVIYGQTCSIYVEKLMLSTCKINKAGIGGPLINFDGAFVGMNHYDGSEVTPFLPRRGIVQILKGEINWRRQSGLSMDILHGVGYRSQIDRRRWPVPEPYWHHDLLGMDKYDLHPHVGRQL; encoded by the exons ATGGATGGGTTCTTGGGACTATATGATAAAGATATTGCTATTGTCACGTCCTGTGACTTCACGTATTGTGTCCCCACGAATGATGTCTGTCCTGTAAATCTGGACCTTCATGTGCCTCTGCCTTCTGATCGTAAGGTAATTGCAGCTGCTCGTATGTTTGGATCGGGCCGTTTGATGGTCAAATTGGGGCGTCTGACTGGAGACAGTCGTGCAAGATGTGATGGAATCACAGAG GCTGCACTTGGAGGGCCGCTCGTCAGTCATGATGGGAAGTTTCTTGGGGTCATCCTTTGTGTCGAGGGCACTTCTTCTTTGTTCCTATCACTGATGGCCCTTCGTGAACGCTTGGAGCACTTTCAGTTACTCAG TTCTAAAACCAGAGACTTCCGTAGATATTCCTTGCCTGCAGATGTATCAATCATAATCCCTTCAG tcAATGGGAAATTGCTCGAGACATTTGAGGAGGAGTTTGGTGAATTACTTGCATGGAAAGGGTATCCTTACGTCGTTTCAAACCCCTGTTCTAGGGAGTATGTTTGGGCGCTACTTCCAAGAGACGTTGTTACAAATATATCCCCAAGTGTTGTCAAACTTGCTTCATTCAATG GAAACATCAGGTCTTTTGCATGCACAGGCTTGCTTATAAAGTGGCCTGGAGCTGAAGGCACAAACACTGTCATTCTCACTTCGGCAAGTTTAGTTAGAAGTCGTTATGATCACTTCAAGATTGATAATAACTTAACG ATTGACGTGTTTCTCCCACCAAAACAACATGCCAAGGGGACTTTGGTATTCTACCATTTAAATACTAATCTTGCTGTTGTCAGTCTTGAGAAGCGTATCCATGGCATTCGTCCATTTGATATTTGCCGTAAAGGGGATTTATCTAAACCAGTAGTAGCTATAGCGCGTAAAATTGAAGCAGGGTTTTTAATGGCCTCAAAGGGTGAAGTGATTTACGGCCAGACCTGCAGCATTTATGTCGAAAAGCTTATGCTTTCCACTTGTAAAATCAACAAG GCTGGGATTGGAGGTCCCCTTATTAACTTTGATGGGGCATTTGTTGGCATGAACCACTATGATGGAAGTGAAGTAACTCCTTTCCTGCCAAGGCGTGGGATTGTTCAAATTCTGAAAGGAGAGATTAATTGGCGAAGACAAAG TGGGCTCTCCATGGACATACTGCATGGTGTTGGATATAGGAGTCAGATAGACCGGCGAAG GTGGCCTGTGCCTGAGCCGTATTGGCACCATGATCTACTTGGTATGGACAAGTATGATTTACACCCGCATGTTGGAAGACAACTCTAG